From Ipomoea triloba cultivar NCNSP0323 chromosome 5, ASM357664v1, the proteins below share one genomic window:
- the LOC116020456 gene encoding uncharacterized protein LOC116020456 produces the protein MEAPPGASLPSQPEGSMHPPTVHGVDGEPDQLSHKRPKTTKRSFADTVSAQPHGADDVPTLTNTDDWAFDELAIESDSEMDDQEIEDGYPRVKLSKELRTELCRPWKLALIVKYLGKNINYNVMKNRLPVIWGLQGRLDFIDIGFGFYIARFGNTVDYMHVLLDGPWKIFDNYLVIQRWQPEFDPLTAKLSKMAVWVRIPRLPVEYFREDVIKSVLENVGKPLKLDRTIVGVARGRFAWAAVEIDLDKPLVTHVWICDKHRAVEYEGLHVVCFNCGMVGHREQSCPNAVPPTVNFTATNPNNSPEKGDEGDTVRNATDFNTSSPQPPRKYGEWMLVTRKSVAQDRNKVNKQPAQKTAHQSHKVNPFGPLQHADDEGGESLPPTLGRTTVEQTRRNKGKDAAPNGPPKRTASRVSAQGTRTDRQQTKGKAKNSNHLNTAATSVPTTSQQPPSIPNNSNTVATHERSVPTSTTSPSPRTSQQVRRRVVQPSRGRGASRGGGRGGRGHDLNYCIDDI, from the coding sequence ATGGAGGCGCCGCCTGGGGCCTCCTTGCCTTCACAGCCGGAGGGCTCCATGCATCCACCAACGGTGCATGGAGTAGATGGCGAGCCCGATCAACTCTCCCACAAGAGGCCTAAAACCACCAAGCGATCGTTTGCAGACACAGTTTCGGCCCAGCCCCACGGTGCCGATGACGTTCCAACTCTAACTAATACTGATGATTGGGCTTTTGATGAGCTTGCGATAGAATCGGATTCTGAGATGGATGACCAAGAAATAGAGGACGGATATCCTCGCGTCAAACTCTCAAAAGAACTACGCACTGAACTATGTAGACCCTGGAAACTTGCCTTGATTGTGAAATACCTAGGGAAGAACATTAACTACAATGTCATGAAGAATCGATTACCAGTTATTTGGGGTCTCCAAGGCAGACTGGATTTCATTGATATTGGTTTCGGATTTTACATTGCCCGGTTCGGTAATACGGTAGACTACATGCACGTGCTCTTAGACGGGCCATGGAAAATCTTCGACAACTACCTAGTGATTCAGCGATGGCAACCAGAATTTGATCCTCTCACCGCCAAGCTCTCGAAAATGGCGGTTTGGGTACGTATTCCTAGACTCCCAGTAGAATACTTCAGAGAAGATGTTATAAAAAGTGTTCTTGAAAATGTCGGTAAACCTCTTAAACTGGATCGGACAATCGTTGGTGTCGCAAGAGGCAGATTTGCTTGGGCAGCGGTGGAGATCGACCTTGACAAACCGCTTGTAACTCATGTCTGGATCTGTGACAAGCATAGAGCTGTCGAATACGAAGGCCTCCATGTAGTTTGTTTCAATTGCGGAATGGTCGGTCATCGGGAACAGTCCTGCCCTAATGCAGTGCCTCCAACCGTCAACTTCACAGCTACGAACCCCAACAATTCGCCGGAGAAAGGAGATGAGGGGGATACTGTACGTAACGCGACTGATTTCAATACGTCTTCCCCACAGCCACCGCGCAAGTATGGTGAATGGATGCTCGTCACCCGCAAGTCCGTCGCCCAAGACAGAAACAAAGTCAATAAACAACCGGCTCAAAAAACTGCACACCAAAGTCATAAGGTAAATCCCTTTGGACCACTGCAACATGCGGACGATGAAGGAGGTGAAAGCCTACCCCCGACTTTGGGGAGAACTACCGTCGAACAGACGAGACGAAACAAAGGTAAAGATGCTGCCCCCAATGGCCCTCCCAAGAGAACTGCTTCTCGTGTGTCGGCACAGGGTACAAGAACAGACAGGCAGCAGACGAAGGGTAAGGCTAAGAACTCTAATCATCTTAACACTGCTGCGACCAGTGTTCCCACCACGTCACAGCAACCTCCCAGTATCCCAAACAATTCTAACACGGTGGCGACTCATGAAAGGAGCGTCCCAACCTCCACCACTTCGCCTTCTCCTAGGACAAGTCAACAGGTACGTCGTAGAGTTGTTCAACCTTCCCGTGGCCGTGGTGCCAGCCGGGGTGGTGGTCGTGGGGGCCGGGGTCATGATCTCAATTATTGCATTGATGATATTTAG
- the LOC116020458 gene encoding B3 domain-containing transcription factor VRN1-like, which yields METKPFRRNGERPSRSNSSENRPQFYKFIFSHELTRLRFPLEFVRRHGRNLPKVACLEVPTGEVSKIHVVHDSQGRIWLAKGWEEFTKNYSIREGHFLVFRYDGESHFHVLIFDKTASEIEYPQIIVSHGGVESLEDLAQKCGPNKRKRQEDQTESFCNRFNHVRVKVENSPDDEDEGSPPRMTPKISTGEKQSLVKTEMGLAYQRAKAFKSKNPFHISVMYPSYVSSENRLNIPLAFAKKHFLDQSPNDFVLVSGGRSWPAKCTRNGNHARIYGWKAFAVDNKLKVGDVCILEIMKCQKLTILNIIVFPADEIDD from the exons ATGGAGACAAAACCCTTCCGGCGAAACGGCGAGAGACCATCTCGGTCAAATTCTTCAGAAAATCGACCACAATTTTACAAGTTTATCTTTTCCCATGAACTGACCAGACTA AGGTTTCCCTTGGAGTTTGTTAGAAGACATGGAAGGAATCTGCCCAAGGTGGCCTGTCTTGAGGTTCCAACTGGAGAAGTGTCCAAGATTCACGTGGTTCATGATTCCCAAGGTCGTATTTGGTTAGCCAaaggctgggaggaattcaccAAGAACTACTCCATTCGAGAAGGGCACTTTCTGGTGTTCAGATATGATGGGGAATCCCACTTTCATGTTCTCATATTTGACAAGACTGCTTCAGAAATTGAATATCCACAGATTATCGTTTCCCATGGTGGCGTTGAGAGCCTGGAGGATTTAGCCCAGAAATGTGGCCCAAACAAGAGAAAGAGGCAAGAAGATCAGACTGAGAGTTTCTGCAACAGATTCAACCATGTGAGAGTGAAGGTTGAGAACTCACCAGATGATGAGGATGAGGGCTCACCTCCTCGGATGACTCCTAAAATCAGTACTGGTGAGAAACAGAGCTTGGTTAAGACAGAAATGGGTTTAGCCTATCAAAGGGCAAAAGCTTTCAAGTCCAAAAACCCTTTCCACATTTCTGTCATGTATCCATCTTATGTTTCCTCTGAAAATAGATTG aATATTCCCTTGGCATTTGCTAAGAAACACTTTCTTGATCAGTCGCCTAATGATTTCGTGCTGGTTTCGGGTGGGAGATCATGGCCTGCAAAATGCACTCGGAATGGAAACCATGCCAGAATTTATGGATGGAAGGCATTCGCCGTggacaacaaattaaaagtaggCGACGTCTGCATCTTAGAGATCATGAAATGCCAGAAATTGACTATACTCAATATCATTGTATTCCCTGCAGATGAGATAGATGATTAA
- the LOC116021241 gene encoding B3 domain-containing protein REM5-like, with protein sequence MAEPPERRPSFFKVLNEDFSTLLRLPLLFTANYGKHLPEYPVVLEIESGESWPVKIEEDEEHQCFTHGWPEFAKDLRLELHDFLVFWFKCPSKFLVEVYGKTGPAKTFNPPIKGKVSPKIERNDVSADAAAAAASDDDGAMETKKKKSRPCFSVDMKYSNKSRLRIPTGFMRETGRMGSMCVVLRDPVGMEWPVLISRHGKSHKDRSDMTKGWKEFKAANDLVDGDVCTFTHTETPGGWVLQVQVQRLDTTRTLPKPCGRPKRDQ encoded by the exons ATGGCTGAGCCGCCAGAACGCAGGCCTTCATTCTTCAAGGTTTTGAACGAGGATTTTTCCACTCTTCTA AGGTTGCCGCTGCTTTTCACGGCTAATTATGGGAAACATCTGCCGGAATATCCAGTAGTTCTGGAGATAGAATCTGGAGAGTCATGGCCGGTAAAGatagaagaggatgaagaacaCCAGTGCTTCACTCACGGCTGGCCGGAATTCGCAAAGGACCTTCGTTTAGAACTGCACGATTTTCTGGTGTTTTGGTTTAAATGCCCTTCAAAGTTCTTGGTTGAAGTTTATGGAAAAACTGGCCCTGCAAAGACCTTCAATCCGCCCATCAAAG GTAAGGTTTCCCCAAAGATTGAACGGAACGACGTTTCTGCAGatgctgcggcggcggcggcatcAGACGACGACGGTGCCATGGagacaaagaagaagaagagccgGCCGTGCTTTTCTGTCGACATGAAATATTCCAACAAATCTAGACTG CGTATTCCGACGGGGTTCATGAGAGAGACGGGGAGGATGGGAAGCATGTGCGTGGTGCTGAGGGATCCGGTGGGGATGGAATGGCCGGTTCTGATATCCCGGCACGGCAAGAGCCACAAGGATAGGAGTGATATGACGAAGGGGTGGAAGGAATTCAAGGCTGCAAATGACTTAGTTGATGGCGACGTTTGCACATTCACCCACACTGAAACCCCTGGGGGTTGGGTGCTCCAAGTTCAGGTCCAAAGACTAGATACAACCCGCACACTTCCTAAGCCCTGTGGTAGACCAAAAAGAGATCAATAA
- the LOC116020995 gene encoding uncharacterized protein LOC116020995 isoform X2: MEWERDQTANHAIEEEEEDEGKNKVSEYEQFREERIKENLERMQKLVSYTEVPAGKSLKSLDFEGDLLREAGSKPETYTEEHEKLLGSTKMNWTLFVDGYGKDGKRIYDPVKGKTCHQCRQKTLGHRTHCSKCNMVQGQFCGDCLYMRYGEHVLEANCNPDWICPVCRGICNCSLCRQAKGWAPTGPLYKKIKNLGYESVAHYLVQTHRANTNPENNVPNSAPDSAKRSDVEATSSEKESSEACNDSKELPNGQTAEKIMDYEATEADDDKITISEASTYPSTESLSQETIPIPGNYPNSIEVSSLEVILNVEHASSYTNDGEPSPGDLAPETSSKSIRKRRAAEAIPADNIAERRRQRHYQNN; this comes from the exons ATGGAGTGGGAAAGAGACCAAACTGCAAATCACgccattgaagaagaagaagaagatgaagggaAGAACAAAGTCTCCGAGTACGAACAGTTCAGGGAAGAACGAATCAAGGAAAATCTTGAAAGGATGCAAAAGCTGG TTAGCTACACAGAAGTGCCAGCGGGAAAGAGCCTCAAGTCTTTGGATTTTGAGGGTGATTTGCTGAGGGAGGCTGGTTCAAAGCCAGAGACATACACTGAGGAGCATGAGAAGTTGTTGGGTAGCACTAAGATGAACTGGACTCTGTTTGTTGATGGATATGGAAAGGATGGGAAGCGAATTTATGATCCTGTCAAGGGAAAGACTTGCCATCAATGCAG GCAGAAAACTCTTGGCCATCGTACCCATTGTAGCAAGTGCAACATGGTCCAAGGACAATTTTGTGGAGATTGTTTGTACATGAG ATATGGAGAACATGTGCTCGAAGCAAATTGTAATCCAGATTGGATATGCCCTGTTTGTCGTGGAATTTGCAACTGCAGCTTGTGCCGCCAAGCAAAGGGCTGGGCTCCTACTGGTCCTCTTTACAAGAAG ATTAAGAATTTGGGTTATGAGTCGGTTGCACATTATCTCGTTCAAACCCATCGAGCAAATACCAATCCTGAGAATAATGTACCCAACAGCGCTCCAGATTCTGCAAAGAGATCAGATGTGGAAGCAACATCCTCAGAGAAGGAATCTTCTGAGGCCTGCAATGACTCAAAGGAGTTACCGAATGGCCAAACTGCAGAGAAAATAATGGATTATGAGGCCACTGAAGCTGATGACGATAAGATAACAATAAGCGAAGCTAGCACATATCCCTCCACTGAATCCCTATCCCAGGAAACTATCCCTATCCCGGGAAACTATCCCAACTCCATTGAGGTGTCATCGTTGGAAGTCATTCTAAATGTCGAGCATGCATCAAGCTATACCAATGATGGTGAGCCTAGTCCTGGCGATCTTGCACCAGAAACGAGTTCAAAATCAATAAGGAAGAGGCGAGCTGCTGAGGCAATCCCCGCGGATAACATTGCCGAAAGGCGAAGGCAGAGGCATTATCAGAACAACTAA
- the LOC116020995 gene encoding cell division cycle-associated protein 7-like isoform X1 translates to MEWERDQTANHAIEEEEEDEGKNKVSEYEQFREERIKENLERMQKLGIFQLSRAFHSTKPPALTRNTRKTKTPQPPLSPVLRPQPIRRSSRLQNVTPVSYTEVPAGKSLKSLDFEGDLLREAGSKPETYTEEHEKLLGSTKMNWTLFVDGYGKDGKRIYDPVKGKTCHQCRQKTLGHRTHCSKCNMVQGQFCGDCLYMRYGEHVLEANCNPDWICPVCRGICNCSLCRQAKGWAPTGPLYKKIKNLGYESVAHYLVQTHRANTNPENNVPNSAPDSAKRSDVEATSSEKESSEACNDSKELPNGQTAEKIMDYEATEADDDKITISEASTYPSTESLSQETIPIPGNYPNSIEVSSLEVILNVEHASSYTNDGEPSPGDLAPETSSKSIRKRRAAEAIPADNIAERRRQRHYQNN, encoded by the exons ATGGAGTGGGAAAGAGACCAAACTGCAAATCACgccattgaagaagaagaagaagatgaagggaAGAACAAAGTCTCCGAGTACGAACAGTTCAGGGAAGAACGAATCAAGGAAAATCTTGAAAGGATGCAAAAGCTGGGTATTTTCCAACTCTCTCGCGCATTCCACTCTACCAAGCCCCCCGCCCTCACTCGCAACACTCGTAAAACTAAAACCCCTCAGCCTCCTCTCTCCCCTGTGCTTCGTCCTCAACCCATTCGCCGATCCTCCAG GCTGCAAAATGTAACGCCAGTTAGCTACACAGAAGTGCCAGCGGGAAAGAGCCTCAAGTCTTTGGATTTTGAGGGTGATTTGCTGAGGGAGGCTGGTTCAAAGCCAGAGACATACACTGAGGAGCATGAGAAGTTGTTGGGTAGCACTAAGATGAACTGGACTCTGTTTGTTGATGGATATGGAAAGGATGGGAAGCGAATTTATGATCCTGTCAAGGGAAAGACTTGCCATCAATGCAG GCAGAAAACTCTTGGCCATCGTACCCATTGTAGCAAGTGCAACATGGTCCAAGGACAATTTTGTGGAGATTGTTTGTACATGAG ATATGGAGAACATGTGCTCGAAGCAAATTGTAATCCAGATTGGATATGCCCTGTTTGTCGTGGAATTTGCAACTGCAGCTTGTGCCGCCAAGCAAAGGGCTGGGCTCCTACTGGTCCTCTTTACAAGAAG ATTAAGAATTTGGGTTATGAGTCGGTTGCACATTATCTCGTTCAAACCCATCGAGCAAATACCAATCCTGAGAATAATGTACCCAACAGCGCTCCAGATTCTGCAAAGAGATCAGATGTGGAAGCAACATCCTCAGAGAAGGAATCTTCTGAGGCCTGCAATGACTCAAAGGAGTTACCGAATGGCCAAACTGCAGAGAAAATAATGGATTATGAGGCCACTGAAGCTGATGACGATAAGATAACAATAAGCGAAGCTAGCACATATCCCTCCACTGAATCCCTATCCCAGGAAACTATCCCTATCCCGGGAAACTATCCCAACTCCATTGAGGTGTCATCGTTGGAAGTCATTCTAAATGTCGAGCATGCATCAAGCTATACCAATGATGGTGAGCCTAGTCCTGGCGATCTTGCACCAGAAACGAGTTCAAAATCAATAAGGAAGAGGCGAGCTGCTGAGGCAATCCCCGCGGATAACATTGCCGAAAGGCGAAGGCAGAGGCATTATCAGAACAACTAA
- the LOC116019314 gene encoding nuclear pore complex protein NUP58, whose translation MAFSFTTQPPQQPSIFQTPASHTQPSPFSQVTPFSQPTQPQFNFQPQQPQPQPQQQLQQQQQQPQQQQQQQLFLFTNSKTPATYGTKWADLHPDSQKILLQIEEKILEYRDESQRLDQCSRLYDSSVSNDGFELDASHNIQELVGISTSMERQKSILHELMTVVKDMLRNTEVAVRSFMMLRPRFLHQNPPASSSATPSQAPGAIVAPTSSAQATTIPNFPVFDFYSGIPKKPSPFLQQTVARFEKHLAECRQWVEELEQLILDSDRKSLNSSVSLLQSLPQVMSNVHDFFVHVAAKVESIHQYIESMKTAYLTDQRRRGEVSDPFLEADRRETAKQEAAARRVHPTLHLPAAPQPATQVTGLFSSSAAPGTSTAPQTSAIVSTSSAASGSSLFSTPVIAASSSSLFSTPTASAPAVSLFGSGASPQTSLFGSLSTSSPAFSTPNLFGSTPSSGVTNFSTPFATGAATGSGSSFGTLSKARAKSRPGRR comes from the exons ATGGCGTTTTCCTTCACTACTCAGCCTCCGCAGCAGCCGTCGATATTCCAGACTCCTGCTAGTCATACGCAACCTTCACCGTTCTCGCAGGTCACTCCCTTCTCGCAACCGACGCAGCCGCAATTCAACTTTCAGCCTCAGCAACCGCAACCGCAACCGCAACAGCAGctgcagcaacaacaacaacaaccgcagcagcagcagcagcagcagctgtTCCTCTTCACCAACAGTAAGACGCCTGCTACTTACGGTACCAAGTGGGCAGACCTCCATCCGGACTCTCAAAAAATCCTCCTCCAAATAGA AGAGAAAATACTGGAATATAGAGATGAGAGTCAACGGCTTGATCAATGTAGCAGGCTGTATGATTCATCAGTGTCAAATGATGGGTTTGAGCTTGATGCTAGTCATAATATTCAG GAACTTGTTGGAATCAGCACATCAATGGAACGGCAAAAAAGTATATTGCATGAGCTAATGACTGTTGTTAAAGATATGCTGCGCAATACGGAGGTAGCTGTTCGTTCGTTCATGATGTTACGCCCAAGGTTTCTTCATCAAAATCCACCTGCTTCAAGTTCAGCAACACCATCACAGGCCCCTGGGGCAATAGTAGCCCCAACCTCAAGTGCTCAAGCAACCACTATCCCCAATTTTCCAGTTTTTGATTTTTACAGTGGGATTCCAAAGAAGCCTTCTCCCTTCCTGCAGCAAACTGTAGCTAGATTTGAGAAACATCTTGCTGAATGCCGGCAGTGGGTTGAAGAACTGGAGCAGTTGATCTTAGATTCTGATAGAAAGTCTCTCAATTCCAGTGTGTCACTGTTGCAGTCACTTCCACAAGTCATGTCAAATGTGcatgatttttttgttcatgtAGCAGCCAAG GTGGAGAGCATTCATCAATACATTGAATCCATGAAAACTGCATACCTTACTGATCAGCGTCGACGAGGGGAGGTTAGTGATCCCTTTCTTGAAGCTGATCGACGGGAAACAGCCAAACAAGAGGCTGCTGCACGAAGGGTTCATCCAACTCTACATTTACCTGCGGCACCACAACCAGCAACTCAAGTTACTGGGTTGTTTTCCAGCTCAGCAGCGCCTGGAACATCCACTGCACCACAAACGTCTGCCATAGTTTCAACCAGTTCTGCTGCAAGTGGGTCCTCACTTTTTAGTACCCCAGTCATTGCTGCTTCATCATCTTCTCTGTTTTCTACACCCACTGCTTCTGCTCCAGCAGTCTCCTTGTTCGGATCAGGTGCTTCCCCACAGACATCGCTCTTTGGCTCTTTGTCCACTTCTAGTCCAGCATTCTCTACTCCAAACTTGTTTGGCTCTACCCCCTCTTCTGGTGTTACAAATTTTTCAACTCCTTTTGCTACAG GAGCTGCAACGGGATCGGGGTCAAGTTTTGGAACTTTATCT AAGGCAAGGGCTAAAAGTCGCCCTGGAAGACGCTAA
- the LOC116019310 gene encoding pentatricopeptide repeat-containing protein At3g50420 — MPPSLEASSSIIDLPLLVQKCASITLVRKARELHGLILTFAPTTSKSPYVYNNILSMYARCGSLTDARALFDNMPQRSTVTYNALISAYSSSPHLGVLVFRLLSQLQNERLRPNGSTFTSLLQASSTIKNRTLGSAVHAQCLKFGFLDNVPIQTSLLGTYSNCGDLDSAYKVFRCMAHADSVAWNSFIFGHIENGEMRESLKLFRSMLRTEVCPTQFTFSMLLNACSRLRDYHTGQLLHAQVILSGAYIDLPLHNALLDMYCSCGDTVAALDVFEKIENPDLVSWNSMIAGYAENGDGEKAVRVFVQFLRRSLCKPDEYSFAAVISATCMFPAADYGKPLHAKAEKAGLQSSVYVGSTLLAMYFSNEEVESAHKIFYSVSEKDVVLWTEMIAGHCRAGDTDGALRFFHGMLQDGLNIDSFALSATLNACAEGATLQQGEMIQSLVVKAGYDSEMSVCGNLVDMYAKNGNLKAAELVFSLTTAPDLKCWNTMLGGYGYHGEPEEAFRTFNKIINHGLEPDQVTFLSLLATCSHCGLVSKAKYFWNCMKEKGIKPGPKHYSCMIALLSRAGLLEEAEGMITEFPLGDYHLELWRILLSSCARYGDLRIGIRAAEQVLSLDADDSATNILLSNLYAAAGRWDAVKEMRRKIKGLMLEKEPGLSWLEAVNNKIHVFSSGDQSHLQNGEMQVVLQTLLGNMTHSGPGEFDLTGW; from the coding sequence ATGCCACCATCACTGGAGGCTTCTTCCTCCATAATAGACCTCCCACTCCTAGTTCAAAAGTGCGCCTCCATAACATTGGTCAGGAAAGCGCGGGAGCTCCATGGACTCATTCTCACCTTTGCACCCACGACTTCAAAGTCCCCATATGTATACAACAACATTCTCTCCATGTATGCCAGATGCGGATCCCTTACGGACGCTCGGGCACTGTTCGACAATATGCCTCAGAGAAGTACAGTCACTTATAATGCCCTCATTTCTGCATATTCTTCTAGTCCCCACCTTGGCGTTTTGGTTTTCCGACTACTTTCTCAGTTGCAAAACGAGAGGCTCAGACCAAACGGGTCCACCTTTACGAGCCTCTTACAAGCATCATCTACCATAAAGAATCGAACTTTGGGTTCTGCAGTACATGCCCAGTGTTTGAAGTTTGGTTTCTTGGACAATGTCCCCATTCAGACTTCTCTACTAGGGACGTATTCGAACTGTGGGGATTTGGACTCTGCATACAAAGTCTTTCGCTGCATGGCTCATGCAGATTCAGTTGCCTGGAATTCTTTCATTTTTGGACACATAGAAAATGGTGAGATGAGAGAAAGTCTTAAACTTTTCCGAAGCATGCTGAGGACTGAAGTTTGTCCTACACAATTTACCTTCTCAATGTTATTAAATGCTTGTAGCAGGTTGAGAGATTATCATACCGGTCAACTTCTTCATGCCCAGGTAATTTTATCCGGAGCTTATATTGACTTGCCTCTGCATAATGCTCTGCTTGATATGTACTGTAGTTGTGGTGACACCGTAGCAGCATTGGATGTATTTGAAAAGATTGAGAATCCAGATTTGGTGTCATGGAACTCAATGATTGCAGGATATGCAGAGAATGGAGATGGAGAGAAGGCAGTGAGAGTGTTTGTCCAATTTTTACGAAGGTCTCTGTGCAAGCCGGATGAATATTCTTTTGCAGCTGTTATTTCTGCAACATGTATGTTTCCAGCAGCGGATTATGGGAAACCACTCCATGCCAAAGCTGAGAAGGCTGGACTTCAGAGCAGTGTGTATGTTGGGAGCACACTGTTAGCTATGTACTTTAGCAATGAGGAAGTTGAGTCTGCCCACAAGATATTTTATTCAGTTTCTGAGAAGGATGTCGTTCTCTGGACTGAGATGATCGCTGGCCATTGTAGAGCCGGTGATACTGATGGTGCTCTAAGGTTTTTCCATGGAATGCTCCAGGATGGGCTAAACATTGACAGCTTTGCTCTTAGTGCAACACTTAACGCCTGTGCTGAAGGAGCAACTCTGCAACAAGGAGAGATGATTCAGTCCCTAGTTGTAAAGGCAGGCTATGATTCCGAGATGAGTGTTTGTGGAAACCTTGTGGATATGTATGCCAAGAATGGGAACCTTAAAGCTGCAGAACTTGTATTTTCCCTCACAACTGCACCTGATCTAAAATGTTGGAACACAATGCTGGGAGGATATGGCTATCACGGGGAGCCTGAGGAGGCATTCAGAACTTTCAACAAGATTATAAACCATGGCCTTGAGCCAGATCAGGTAACGTTTTTATCTCTGCTTGCAACTTGTAGCCACTGCGGTTTGGTCAGCAAGGCCAAGTACTTTTGGAACTGCATGAAGGAAAAAGGCATAAAACCAGGACCGAAGCACTATTCTTGCATGATTGCATTGTTAAGTCGAGCCGGATTACTAGAGGAGGCTGAGGGGATGATTACTGAATTTCCTTTAGGCGATTATCATCTTGAACTGTGGAGAATTCTGCTCAGCTCCTGCGCTCGGTATGGGGATTTGAGAATAGGGATTCGGGCTGCCGAGCAGGTGTTGAGTTTGGATGCAGACGACAGCGCAACCAACATATTGCTTTCAAATTTATACGCTGCAGCAGGAAGATGGGATGCTGTCAAAGAAATGCGGAGAAAGATAAAAGGGTTGATGCTTGAAAAAGAACCTGGTTTAAGCTGGTTAGAGGCCGTGAACAACAAGATACATGTGTTCTCTTCTGGCGATCAGTCACACCTGCAAAATGGTGAAATGCAAGTGGTGTTGCAAACTTTGCTGGGAAACATGACACATTCAGGTCCCGGTGAATTTGACCTGACTGGTTGGTAA
- the LOC116019316 gene encoding methylesterase 3-like, producing the protein MDERKKHFVLVHGACHGAWCWYKVATLLRAEGHKVSALDMAASGIHPKLAEQVSSMEEYNEPLTEFMAALPADEKVVLVGHSIGGVNVSLAMESFPHKISVAVFVTASMYGPDLSFLAVQQEFHRQLESNMDQKTQYSKGKDNEDRPVSVLFGNETLEKLIYQLSPPEDLTLAKLLVRGLPLFEDGNGEGYAVTKEKYGSVKRAYVVCGKDKLSKEEYQRWVIHMNPPDEVCLIPDADHVPMFSQPHQLCSSLQLISQKYHHC; encoded by the exons ATGGATGAGAGAAAGAAGCACTTTGTACTGGTTCACGGAGCTTGCCATGGTGCGTGGTGCTGGTATAAGGTCGCGACCCTCCTTAGAGCGGAGGGTCACAAAGTAAGCGCCCTCGACATGGCGGCCTCGGGGATTCATCCCAAACTCGCAGAACAAGTGAGTTCCATGGAGGAATACAATGAACCCTTGACGGAATTCATGGCTGCCTTGCCGGCGGATGAGAAGGTGGTTCTGGTAGGCCATAGCATAGGTGGGGTCAACGTATCACTTGCTATGGAGAGTTTCCCTCACAAGATATCTGTTGCTGTGTTTGTCACTGCCTCCATGTATGGCCCTGATCTAAGCTTTCTTGCCGTGCAACAAgag TTTCATCGACAACTGGAATCTAACATGGACCAAAAAACTCAGTACAGTAAGGGAAAAGACAACGAAGACCGCCCGGTCTCCGTCCTCTTTGGTAATGAGACGCTAGAAAAGCTTATATATCAGCTCTCTCCTCCAGAG GATTTGACATTGGCAAAGTTGTTGGTACGAGGCTTGCCATTGTTTGAAGACGGAAATGGTGAGGGGTATGCAGTGACTAAGGAAAAATATGGATCAGTTAAGCGAGCTTATGTGGTTTGTGGCAAAGATAAGTTGTCGAAGGAGGAGTATCAACGGTGGGTAATCCATATGAATCCCCCCGACGAGGTCTGCCTCATCCCCGACGCCGATCACGTGCCCATGTTCTCCCAGCCTCATCAACTCTGCTCTTCTCTGCAACTCATCTCCCAAAAATATCACCactgttga